A stretch of the Gemmatimonadota bacterium genome encodes the following:
- a CDS encoding FHA domain-containing protein, with protein MKWLLVLPVASVVGIALWFLVRRRPLCKLTLLEEHGEGLDFLVSARRTTIGSEESQDIVVSHPKIARHHAILTCDKKGILLRDCSRRGIRVNGHSVPEAMLVPGDRIELADQVVLLFSGPA; from the coding sequence ATGAAGTGGCTTCTCGTCCTTCCCGTGGCTTCGGTGGTCGGGATTGCGCTCTGGTTTCTTGTGCGCCGCCGACCGCTCTGCAAGCTCACGCTTCTGGAGGAGCACGGAGAGGGGTTGGATTTTCTTGTCTCCGCGCGGCGCACGACCATCGGGTCAGAAGAAAGCCAGGACATCGTGGTCAGCCATCCGAAGATTGCGCGACATCATGCCATCCTCACCTGCGACAAGAAAGGAATCCTGCTGCGCGACTGTTCGCGCCGCGGGATTCGAGTGAACGGACACTCTGTTCCGGAAGCGATGCTCGTTCCGGGTGACCGGATTGAACTCGCCGATCAGGTGGTACTTCTCTTCTCGGGGCCCGCGTGA
- the mtnP gene encoding S-methyl-5'-thioadenosine phosphorylase gives MSSGRIGILGGSGLYEMDGLSGLTEETLETPFGTPSDAFMLGTIEGREVVFLARHGRGHLVSPSEINYRANIWGMRKLGVDFLVAISACGSLRENIRPGDFVLVDQHIDRTKNRAATFFEDGVVAHVMFADPVTPALVTLLADAAEKTGTTVHRGGTYVCMEGPAFSTRAESALYRSWGADVIGMTNLTEAKLAREADLAFATLALATDYDCWREGHDDVTVEQVIRTLQKNVENAKTTVRHLCADFPEDFANPHRGNIASAILTDPSRIPEAARTRLALFLGEST, from the coding sequence ATGAGCAGCGGTCGGATTGGAATCCTGGGCGGAAGCGGACTCTACGAAATGGACGGGCTTTCCGGCCTCACGGAAGAGACGCTGGAGACACCGTTTGGTACGCCCTCCGACGCCTTCATGCTCGGAACGATCGAGGGCCGAGAGGTGGTCTTTCTGGCGCGGCACGGTCGCGGGCACCTCGTCAGCCCGTCGGAGATCAACTACCGCGCAAACATCTGGGGCATGCGAAAGCTGGGCGTGGACTTTCTGGTGGCGATCTCCGCGTGCGGGAGCCTGCGCGAGAACATTCGCCCCGGGGACTTCGTTCTGGTGGACCAGCATATCGACCGAACGAAGAACCGGGCCGCGACCTTCTTTGAAGACGGCGTGGTTGCGCATGTCATGTTTGCGGATCCGGTAACACCCGCGCTGGTGACCCTTCTGGCGGACGCCGCGGAGAAGACAGGGACGACCGTGCATCGCGGCGGGACCTATGTCTGCATGGAGGGTCCGGCCTTTTCCACGCGTGCCGAGAGCGCGCTCTATCGAAGCTGGGGCGCGGATGTGATCGGGATGACGAACCTCACCGAGGCGAAACTCGCCCGCGAAGCGGATCTGGCGTTCGCGACGCTCGCCCTGGCGACGGACTACGACTGCTGGCGTGAAGGGCACGACGATGTGACGGTGGAACAGGTCATTCGCACACTTCAGAAGAATGTCGAGAACGCGAAGACGACGGTGCGACATCTCTGCGCGGATTTCCCGGAGGACTTTGCGAACCCGCATCGGGGGAACATCGCGTCAGCAATCCTGACCGATCCGAGCCGGATTCCCGAGGCCGCCCGAACCCGACTGGCGCTCTTCCTCGGCGAATCCACATGA
- a CDS encoding DUF2914 domain-containing protein, with amino-acid sequence MNIGPRWFAFALPLLLLIPAGALAKPAAPSSAPADSLDTDGIAVLKLVICLDVVDRVPVEAARSFPRDVGKLFAFSEVDRAEAPTRIFHRWYVGERLVTEVPIEIGAAHWRCWTTKTILAKWLGPCRVEVVTEGGEILARAGFTLE; translated from the coding sequence GTGAACATCGGGCCCCGCTGGTTTGCGTTTGCCCTGCCGCTCCTTCTTCTGATCCCGGCCGGGGCTCTTGCCAAACCGGCCGCTCCGTCTTCCGCGCCCGCGGACTCTCTCGACACGGACGGAATCGCCGTGCTGAAACTGGTGATCTGTCTGGATGTGGTGGATCGGGTTCCCGTGGAGGCCGCCCGCTCTTTTCCGCGAGATGTCGGGAAGCTCTTCGCCTTTTCGGAAGTGGACCGGGCGGAGGCACCCACACGAATCTTCCACCGCTGGTATGTGGGGGAGCGACTCGTGACGGAAGTTCCCATTGAAATCGGCGCCGCGCACTGGAGATGCTGGACGACAAAGACCATTCTGGCAAAATGGCTTGGCCCGTGCCGCGTGGAGGTGGTGACCGAGGGCGGAGAGATTCTTGCTCGCGCGGGCTTCACGCTGGAGTAA
- a CDS encoding tetratricopeptide repeat protein yields MRGRHFFPAAFVACAFLTAAPVLAESGSADASFDLGMRLYESGDADGAATAFAECLRAGAEHSSVHYNLGNARFKQGDLGRAIFHYRRALALAPRDEDVTANLEYARSLALDAVAEGDPHTDRRVEQWIDRVTPTEVARWAAFLWILGGIAGTIWQLGGRRARGGHRWTVAFLVLWGVCSAASGLLAQRAAGSREAVLLAREAEVRAGPAETFATAFVLHEGAEVVVEGERGMWTEISLPGDLRGWIPSAELSRL; encoded by the coding sequence ATGAGAGGGCGGCACTTCTTCCCGGCGGCCTTTGTGGCGTGCGCCTTCCTCACGGCGGCTCCGGTGCTTGCGGAGTCCGGCAGCGCGGATGCGTCCTTCGACCTGGGGATGCGGCTCTATGAGAGCGGGGACGCGGACGGCGCGGCGACGGCTTTTGCGGAGTGCCTTCGTGCGGGGGCGGAGCACTCCAGCGTTCATTACAACCTCGGGAATGCCCGGTTCAAGCAGGGCGACCTGGGGCGGGCCATCTTCCACTACCGCCGGGCGCTTGCGCTGGCTCCCCGGGATGAAGATGTGACCGCGAATCTGGAATACGCGCGCTCTCTGGCGCTTGACGCGGTGGCGGAGGGAGATCCCCACACGGATCGCCGCGTGGAGCAGTGGATCGACCGCGTGACCCCCACCGAGGTCGCGCGGTGGGCTGCCTTCCTGTGGATACTGGGCGGGATCGCGGGGACCATCTGGCAACTCGGCGGCCGAAGGGCGCGGGGAGGCCATCGCTGGACCGTGGCCTTCCTGGTGCTCTGGGGGGTATGCTCCGCGGCGTCGGGACTTCTGGCGCAACGCGCCGCGGGTTCCCGGGAGGCGGTGCTGCTTGCCCGGGAGGCGGAGGTTCGCGCCGGTCCCGCCGAGACATTCGCCACAGCCTTCGTCCTTCACGAGGGTGCGGAAGTGGTCGTGGAGGGAGAGCGCGGGATGTGGACGGAAATCTCCCTGCCGGGCGATTTGAGGGGGTGGATTCCCTCCGCGGAACTGTCCCGGCTGTAG
- a CDS encoding BatD family protein, whose translation MVVLLITAMATGAAALEVVLSADRERVVVGQQFTVVVEVRGEGVKKLPGPELPASPGVEIASRYKSRNFSYINGSMTASRTTRFLMVPTKAGRIVLGPATAARGDEVFRSNTITVEAVRPGSSASASPKLGDERPPSSSGRDLIVTARAEPETPFVNQQVTYTLTFLRRVRLLGTPHYAQPGFEGFWAEELDSSQATEVLLEGQRYIAERVRVALFPTGDGEYGIAPATLNATLEDRYRSRRDLFGFMRGGRSVQLATDSITVHVQPLPAAGKPEEFSGAVGQFQLAATLDRDTVAAGEPVTLSVRLAGEGNVKVIPAPALPEMPGFKVYESSSTERSHAEDGVIRGEKVWEFILVPSVGGVSEFPPVTLDTFEPASGRYVRLETAVLPLTVEAPGGVPTEGGVVHSGKERVLLRDRDIRYLKPHPGSFGGQAGLPLPLAGMLLAYGLPALAVAGSAGLRRHRDKIRTDVRYARNRRARRVASRRFRAADGTLSENRLEDFYGEVSAALRGYAADRLHLAATSLDEATVRQAWGGDDEAARASSDLFEMLMLCDSARYSGRGSDPGAAREMLTRAKAWVERMEKR comes from the coding sequence ATGGTGGTTCTGCTGATCACAGCCATGGCGACGGGAGCGGCGGCCCTGGAGGTCGTCTTGTCCGCTGACCGTGAGCGTGTCGTGGTCGGGCAGCAGTTCACGGTCGTCGTGGAGGTTCGCGGCGAAGGCGTGAAGAAGCTCCCCGGCCCGGAACTTCCGGCCTCTCCGGGAGTGGAGATTGCCAGCCGGTACAAGTCGCGCAACTTCTCCTACATCAACGGGAGCATGACCGCCAGTCGCACGACGCGCTTCCTGATGGTTCCGACGAAGGCCGGGCGCATCGTGCTGGGACCCGCGACTGCGGCAAGAGGAGACGAGGTCTTCCGGAGCAACACCATCACGGTGGAGGCGGTGCGTCCCGGTTCCTCCGCGTCCGCGTCGCCAAAGCTGGGAGACGAGCGCCCGCCGTCGTCGTCCGGGCGGGATCTCATTGTTACGGCTCGCGCGGAGCCGGAGACGCCCTTCGTGAATCAGCAGGTGACCTACACGCTCACATTCCTGCGTCGCGTGCGCCTTCTGGGAACGCCACACTACGCGCAGCCGGGCTTCGAGGGATTCTGGGCGGAGGAACTGGATTCGTCCCAGGCCACCGAGGTTCTGCTGGAGGGGCAGCGGTACATCGCGGAGCGAGTGCGCGTTGCGCTTTTCCCGACAGGTGACGGGGAGTACGGGATTGCCCCGGCAACGCTGAATGCGACGCTGGAAGACCGGTACCGAAGCCGCCGCGATCTCTTCGGATTCATGCGGGGCGGGCGGAGTGTACAGCTTGCGACGGACTCCATCACGGTTCATGTCCAGCCGTTGCCTGCGGCAGGGAAGCCGGAGGAGTTCTCCGGAGCAGTGGGGCAGTTCCAGTTGGCGGCGACGCTGGACCGGGACACGGTGGCCGCCGGGGAACCGGTGACCCTCAGCGTGCGCCTGGCGGGAGAGGGCAATGTGAAGGTGATCCCCGCGCCGGCCCTTCCCGAAATGCCGGGATTCAAGGTCTACGAGTCCAGCTCCACGGAACGCTCGCACGCGGAGGACGGCGTCATCCGGGGGGAGAAGGTCTGGGAGTTCATCCTGGTGCCGTCGGTGGGGGGGGTGTCGGAGTTTCCCCCGGTGACGCTCGACACCTTCGAGCCCGCCTCGGGGCGGTATGTCCGTCTGGAGACCGCCGTGCTTCCCCTCACCGTGGAAGCTCCGGGGGGAGTGCCGACGGAGGGAGGTGTGGTGCACAGCGGCAAGGAACGGGTCCTTCTCAGGGACCGGGATATTCGATACCTGAAGCCCCATCCGGGGTCGTTCGGGGGACAGGCGGGGCTTCCGCTGCCGCTTGCGGGAATGCTTCTGGCCTATGGACTCCCCGCTCTTGCGGTGGCCGGGTCGGCGGGACTCCGGCGCCACCGGGATAAAATACGAACGGATGTTCGGTACGCACGAAACCGAAGGGCCCGGCGCGTGGCTTCCCGTCGTTTCCGTGCCGCTGACGGGACTTTGAGCGAGAATCGTCTGGAGGACTTCTACGGCGAGGTATCGGCGGCTCTGCGCGGATATGCGGCGGATCGGCTCCATCTGGCGGCCACGAGCCTGGACGAGGCGACGGTTCGGCAGGCGTGGGGAGGGGACGATGAGGCGGCCCGGGCGTCGTCCGACCTCTTCGAGATGCTGATGTTGTGTGACTCGGCGCGCTATTCAGGGCGCGGGTCGGACCCCGGAGCAGCACGAGAGATGCTGACCCGGGCCAAGGCGTGGGTGGAGAGGATGGAGAAGCGATGA
- a CDS encoding tetratricopeptide repeat protein → MRRGFSSSLLLPVVALLSAGWSPFGSLHEQVAKGNRAAAEAGAADSASAALALSHYAEAARIDPGSPVPDFNRGVLLAKTGDDEQSRDAFLAAAAAEDEAVRSGALYNLGNVLLGGDDAQGAIEAYLKSLDIDPGNPDARRNLEIAVRRLEEQQQQEQQQQDDPQEQESEENEDDSEDSGDSEEGEPPPETENPGEEETEESPPPEEPGEGEEEHSQQDRPREEQLSREDAERLLNAIETEELKVLEQLNIQEGEELGADAQDW, encoded by the coding sequence TTGCGTAGGGGGTTTTCGTCGAGCTTGCTGCTGCCGGTCGTGGCGCTTCTCTCGGCCGGATGGTCGCCGTTCGGGTCGCTGCACGAACAGGTGGCGAAGGGGAACCGGGCCGCCGCGGAAGCGGGCGCGGCGGACAGTGCCTCGGCGGCGCTCGCTCTCTCGCACTATGCGGAAGCGGCACGCATCGATCCCGGGAGTCCCGTTCCGGATTTCAATCGCGGCGTTCTTCTCGCAAAGACGGGGGACGACGAACAGTCCCGCGACGCATTCCTTGCGGCCGCCGCGGCGGAGGACGAAGCCGTTCGTTCCGGGGCGCTCTACAATCTGGGCAATGTGCTGCTTGGCGGGGACGATGCGCAGGGCGCCATTGAAGCGTACCTCAAGAGCCTGGACATCGACCCCGGGAACCCGGACGCGCGGCGGAATCTGGAGATCGCCGTCCGGCGACTGGAGGAGCAGCAGCAACAAGAGCAGCAGCAACAGGACGACCCGCAGGAGCAGGAGTCGGAGGAGAACGAAGACGACTCCGAGGATTCCGGAGATTCCGAGGAGGGGGAACCTCCACCCGAGACGGAGAACCCCGGCGAAGAGGAGACGGAGGAGTCTCCGCCGCCGGAGGAACCCGGAGAGGGCGAGGAGGAGCACTCACAGCAGGACCGTCCGCGCGAGGAGCAGTTGTCGCGGGAAGATGCCGAGCGCCTGCTGAACGCGATCGAGACGGAGGAACTGAAGGTGCTGGAGCAGTTGAACATTCAGGAAGGGGAGGAACTCGGTGCGGACGCGCAGGACTGGTAG
- a CDS encoding VWA domain-containing protein codes for MKFSRPEVLHALWLAPLIPLFFRAAFRSADRARRQLLSDDLAARLAQGLSPSRRRWKAVLQGTALVLIAFALAGPRVGSREVTVKRRGIDLLIALDTSLSMMARDVAPSRLGKARREVSAFLDRLDGDRVGLVAFAGGAHLQCPLTLDYGAARMFLEVLDIRSVSRPGTNLGAAIRSALSAFGSEVQDDKHRALVLVTDGDDPSGGGVQAAEEAARRGIRIFTIGIGSGAGEPIPMPDDDPSGVAYKKDRSGEIVMTALDEEVLERIASITGGSYHHATRGELELDRIHEEIAGIEEREVASRKFTQFEPRFQVPLAIALLLLLVDLVLPERVRRSHDWEGRFA; via the coding sequence ATGAAGTTCTCTCGCCCGGAAGTCCTGCACGCGCTGTGGTTGGCGCCGCTGATTCCGCTTTTCTTTCGCGCGGCGTTCCGTTCGGCGGATCGCGCCCGGCGGCAACTCCTCTCCGATGATCTCGCGGCGCGCCTCGCGCAGGGCTTGAGCCCGTCACGCCGCCGCTGGAAGGCGGTGCTTCAGGGAACGGCGCTTGTCCTGATTGCGTTTGCGTTGGCCGGTCCTCGTGTCGGGAGCCGCGAGGTGACGGTGAAGCGTCGGGGGATCGACCTCTTGATTGCGCTCGACACATCGCTGTCGATGATGGCCCGCGATGTCGCCCCTTCGCGTCTCGGGAAGGCACGGCGCGAAGTGTCCGCATTCCTCGATCGGCTGGACGGGGATCGCGTCGGGTTGGTGGCCTTCGCCGGGGGTGCGCACCTCCAGTGCCCGTTGACGCTGGACTACGGCGCGGCGCGCATGTTTCTGGAGGTACTCGACATTCGCTCCGTCTCGCGCCCCGGCACCAATCTCGGAGCAGCCATTCGCTCGGCGCTCTCGGCGTTCGGTTCCGAAGTTCAGGACGACAAGCACCGGGCGCTCGTGCTCGTCACCGACGGGGACGACCCGTCCGGTGGAGGGGTGCAAGCCGCGGAGGAGGCGGCTCGTCGCGGAATCAGGATCTTCACGATCGGCATCGGGTCCGGTGCCGGAGAACCCATCCCGATGCCGGACGACGATCCTTCCGGAGTGGCATACAAGAAGGACCGATCGGGAGAGATCGTGATGACCGCGCTGGACGAGGAAGTGCTGGAGCGCATCGCGTCAATCACCGGCGGCAGTTATCATCACGCGACGAGGGGAGAACTGGAACTGGACCGCATCCACGAAGAGATCGCCGGGATCGAGGAGCGCGAAGTGGCGTCGCGGAAGTTCACGCAGTTCGAGCCGCGGTTCCAGGTACCACTGGCCATTGCGCTGCTCCTGCTTCTGGTGGACCTCGTGCTTCCGGAGCGCGTTCGCCGCAGCCATGACTGGGAGGGACGCTTTGCGTAG
- a CDS encoding VWA domain-containing protein: MTFRDPMALWALLPILAAGLFVLRRNLRLRAAVRYSFTAPLAVAGPSLRVRARRALPVLRILALVLLAVAVARPQIVEREEEILTEGIDIMLALDVSGSMQAEDFKPKNRLRVAKNVVGEFLDMISNDRVGLVVFAGQAYTQCPLTLDYGVLRNLLEGVSIGSIEDGTAIGTALANSVSRLRDSAAHSKVVILLTDGENNAGKIDPSTAAKVAEAFGVRVYTIGVGKEGGAPIPIVHPVYGKILARNADGSIAMTKLDEETLRGIASVTGGEYFRATDPDALAGIYARILDLERTKFQVKRFERAHERFRWAALPALLLLLLEMLLAHTRLRVLP; the protein is encoded by the coding sequence GTGACCTTCCGGGACCCCATGGCGCTGTGGGCGCTTCTTCCGATCCTGGCGGCGGGCCTGTTTGTGCTTCGCCGGAATCTCCGCTTGCGGGCGGCCGTGCGCTATTCGTTTACCGCGCCTCTGGCGGTTGCGGGTCCCTCCCTCCGGGTGCGTGCCCGTCGCGCCCTTCCTGTGCTGCGGATTCTGGCGCTCGTCCTGCTGGCCGTGGCGGTGGCGCGTCCGCAGATTGTGGAGCGGGAAGAGGAGATTCTGACCGAAGGCATCGACATCATGCTGGCACTCGATGTCTCCGGTTCCATGCAGGCGGAGGACTTCAAGCCGAAGAACCGTCTCCGCGTGGCGAAGAATGTCGTCGGCGAGTTTCTCGACATGATCTCCAACGATCGCGTGGGGCTTGTTGTCTTTGCGGGGCAGGCATACACGCAGTGCCCATTGACGCTGGACTATGGTGTCCTGCGAAATCTGCTGGAGGGCGTGTCGATCGGCTCCATCGAAGACGGGACGGCCATCGGCACCGCACTGGCGAACAGCGTCAGCCGTCTCCGGGATTCAGCGGCGCACAGCAAGGTGGTCATCCTGCTGACAGACGGGGAGAACAACGCCGGGAAGATCGACCCGTCCACCGCCGCAAAGGTGGCGGAAGCGTTCGGAGTTCGCGTCTACACCATCGGCGTCGGCAAGGAGGGTGGCGCTCCCATTCCGATCGTGCACCCGGTCTACGGGAAGATCCTCGCACGGAACGCGGACGGGTCCATCGCGATGACGAAGCTCGATGAGGAGACGCTCCGGGGAATCGCATCCGTGACCGGCGGCGAGTACTTCCGCGCAACCGACCCCGACGCGCTGGCTGGAATCTATGCGCGGATTCTGGATCTGGAGCGAACGAAGTTCCAGGTGAAGCGATTCGAACGAGCGCACGAACGATTTCGGTGGGCCGCGCTTCCCGCGCTGCTCCTCCTGCTCCTGGAGATGCTGCTGGCGCATACGCGGCTTCGGGTGCTGCCATGA
- a CDS encoding DUF58 domain-containing protein — protein sequence MIPREILQAVEAIEIRSRSLVNDVFAGEYGSVFKGRGMEFAEVREYLHGDDIRSIDWNVTARTGQPHVKKFVEEREQTVMFLVDASRSLDFGSVARMKGEVAAEMAAVLAFSAIRNNDKVGAIIFTDRIELFIPPKKGKKHVLRVIREMLFFQPEGRGTDVGGALEYLSRVIPRKAVVFLLSDFASPDYSRPLRVANRRHDLIAITITDPAENDIPPVGLVHVRDAETGDERVVDLSEARVREAVRRRRRRDHDDRTALFRKYGVDAVEVTTDRPYAEPLRAFFRRRERELSR from the coding sequence ATGATTCCACGAGAGATTCTCCAGGCCGTCGAGGCCATCGAAATCCGAAGCCGCTCGCTTGTGAACGATGTGTTCGCGGGAGAGTATGGCAGCGTCTTCAAAGGGCGCGGCATGGAGTTCGCGGAAGTGCGCGAATACCTGCACGGCGACGACATCCGATCCATCGACTGGAATGTGACGGCGCGCACCGGGCAGCCGCATGTGAAGAAGTTCGTGGAGGAACGGGAACAGACGGTGATGTTTCTGGTGGATGCATCGCGCTCGCTGGACTTCGGAAGCGTGGCACGCATGAAGGGCGAGGTTGCGGCGGAGATGGCGGCGGTGCTCGCGTTTTCCGCAATACGAAACAACGACAAGGTCGGCGCGATCATCTTCACGGATCGGATCGAACTGTTCATTCCGCCCAAGAAGGGGAAGAAGCATGTGCTGCGCGTCATTCGCGAGATGCTCTTCTTCCAGCCGGAGGGTCGCGGGACCGATGTCGGTGGGGCACTGGAGTATCTGTCCCGTGTGATCCCGCGAAAGGCGGTCGTCTTCCTGCTGTCCGACTTTGCCTCTCCTGATTATTCACGGCCGCTTCGAGTTGCGAACCGGCGGCACGACCTGATTGCAATCACCATCACCGACCCGGCGGAGAATGATATCCCGCCTGTGGGTCTGGTGCATGTTCGCGACGCGGAGACGGGCGACGAGCGTGTTGTGGACCTTTCGGAGGCTCGCGTGAGAGAAGCGGTTCGCCGTCGTCGCCGCCGCGACCACGACGACCGGACGGCGCTCTTTCGGAAGTACGGTGTGGATGCCGTGGAAGTCACGACCGATCGCCCCTACGCGGAACCGCTCCGGGCGTTCTTCCGTCGCCGGGAACGGGAGCTGTCGAGATGA
- a CDS encoding AAA family ATPase, translating into MAVADIEALNERIHAESAFVERVQHEMGRVIVGQTTMVERLLVALLADGHVLLEGVPGLAKTLTVSTLASLVEADFHRIQFTPDLLPADLVGTLIYDQKQGTFLPKKGPIFANVILADEINRAPAKVQSALLEAMQERQVTIGETTYPLDEPFLVLATQNPIEQEGTYPLPEAQVDRFMLKVIVGYPGKSEEREILRRQTGRPVEMPGKAVGKAELIRARGVVRDIYMDEKVENYVVDLVHATREPAEHGLSELADLIEYGASPRATIYLVLAAKAHAFLARRGYVTPDDVRAIGRDVLRHRVILTYEAEAEETTSEDVVNRIFDTIEVP; encoded by the coding sequence GTGGCAGTCGCGGACATTGAGGCACTCAACGAACGCATCCACGCCGAGAGCGCGTTCGTCGAGAGGGTTCAGCATGAGATGGGGCGGGTGATTGTCGGGCAGACCACCATGGTGGAGAGACTTCTTGTGGCGCTTCTCGCGGATGGCCATGTTCTTCTGGAAGGGGTCCCGGGACTCGCAAAGACCCTTACGGTGAGTACGCTGGCTTCGCTCGTCGAGGCGGACTTTCATCGGATTCAGTTTACGCCGGACCTCCTTCCGGCGGATCTGGTCGGTACGCTGATCTACGACCAGAAGCAGGGGACATTCCTCCCGAAGAAGGGACCGATCTTCGCGAATGTGATTCTGGCCGACGAGATCAACCGCGCCCCCGCGAAAGTACAGTCCGCGCTTCTGGAGGCCATGCAGGAACGGCAGGTCACGATCGGGGAGACCACCTACCCGCTGGACGAACCGTTCCTTGTGCTGGCCACACAGAACCCCATCGAGCAGGAGGGGACCTACCCGCTGCCGGAGGCGCAGGTGGATCGCTTCATGCTGAAGGTGATTGTGGGTTACCCGGGAAAGTCAGAAGAACGGGAGATTCTCCGGCGACAGACGGGTCGGCCCGTGGAGATGCCGGGGAAGGCAGTCGGGAAGGCGGAACTGATCCGCGCTCGCGGCGTGGTCCGCGACATCTACATGGACGAGAAGGTGGAGAACTATGTCGTGGACCTTGTCCACGCAACTCGCGAACCGGCAGAGCATGGGCTGTCCGAACTGGCGGATCTCATCGAGTACGGAGCCTCTCCGCGCGCCACGATCTATCTGGTTCTCGCGGCAAAGGCGCACGCATTTCTGGCGCGACGCGGCTATGTCACTCCCGACGATGTCCGCGCGATCGGAAGAGATGTGCTTCGCCATCGCGTCATCCTGACCTACGAGGCGGAGGCGGAGGAGACGACCTCCGAGGATGTTGTGAACAGGATCTTCGACACCATCGAGGTTCCGTAG
- a CDS encoding S41 family peptidase, with translation MIRRRHVFRVIVPLLVVAAVVAVTTRTQAARNIFNDIKVYNKVLVAVFDQYVDEVDSGDLIRASIEGMLGSLDQHTNFMEKKQFDRLMLETQGKYGGIGISIDIRDDWLTVVSPIEGTPAFKLGIRAGDQIVAIEEESTHGITTAEAASILRGPKGTEVTITIRRKGEPAPFEVTIVRDVIELNSVPDARIVRDDIGYLRLSRFSEDTGEEVEAALRDLLDQGARGIVFDLRWNHGGLLTQAVSVSEMFLPKGELIAYTQGRSERDRREFRSSSNTVFPDGIPVVILVNGSTASASEIVAGALQDSDRAVILGEPTYGKGLVQTLLPMSPEANLKLTTARWYTPSGRCLQRDTTGLINGKDPLDAEAVPEEPSEDAEEDEDADEDAGDDGGIVPDIEMEGDYRTRFGFELEQQNHIFHFAVDFIAREKEIPTDFRVGESLVKEFRAFLETQDLEYETAAEMELTRLRDLLEKEEYDAETLSALEGLGARFELEKGRDFDRNAEYVAFALEREILSKVHGTAGMYSAILRNDTQAQAAVDLILDTEAFARALAGVETQQREIATDEG, from the coding sequence ATGATCCGCCGCCGTCATGTATTCCGTGTGATTGTGCCGCTTCTCGTTGTTGCGGCAGTGGTGGCGGTGACCACGCGCACCCAGGCCGCCCGCAACATCTTCAACGACATCAAGGTCTACAACAAAGTTCTTGTGGCCGTATTCGACCAGTATGTCGACGAAGTGGACTCCGGAGATCTGATTCGCGCCTCCATCGAGGGGATGCTGGGCTCGCTGGACCAGCACACGAACTTTATGGAGAAGAAGCAGTTCGACCGCCTGATGCTGGAGACGCAGGGCAAGTATGGCGGGATCGGGATCTCGATCGACATCCGCGACGATTGGCTGACGGTGGTTTCCCCCATCGAAGGAACGCCCGCATTCAAGCTGGGCATTCGAGCCGGAGATCAGATCGTCGCGATCGAAGAGGAGAGCACGCACGGGATCACCACCGCGGAGGCGGCGTCCATTCTTCGCGGACCCAAGGGCACGGAAGTCACCATCACCATCCGGCGCAAGGGTGAACCCGCGCCGTTCGAAGTGACGATCGTGCGGGATGTGATCGAACTGAACTCCGTCCCCGACGCGCGGATTGTCCGTGACGACATTGGCTATCTGCGTCTGTCACGATTCAGCGAAGACACCGGAGAAGAAGTGGAGGCCGCGCTCCGCGACCTGTTGGATCAGGGCGCGCGGGGCATCGTCTTCGACCTTCGCTGGAATCATGGTGGCCTTCTGACGCAGGCGGTTTCCGTCTCGGAGATGTTCCTGCCCAAGGGGGAGTTGATCGCTTACACGCAGGGGAGGTCGGAACGGGATCGTCGCGAGTTCCGCTCCTCTTCGAACACGGTATTCCCGGACGGGATTCCCGTGGTGATTCTGGTGAACGGGTCGACGGCGAGTGCGTCGGAGATTGTCGCGGGTGCGCTTCAGGACAGCGACCGGGCGGTCATTCTCGGGGAGCCGACATACGGCAAGGGACTGGTGCAGACACTTCTCCCGATGAGTCCGGAAGCCAACCTGAAGCTCACCACGGCGCGGTGGTACACGCCATCGGGGCGTTGTCTTCAGCGCGACACCACCGGACTGATCAACGGGAAGGACCCGCTGGACGCGGAGGCCGTCCCGGAGGAACCGTCGGAGGACGCAGAGGAAGACGAGGACGCGGACGAAGACGCGGGGGATGACGGCGGTATTGTTCCGGACATCGAGATGGAAGGGGACTATCGCACCCGGTTCGGATTTGAACTGGAGCAACAGAATCACATCTTCCATTTTGCGGTGGACTTCATTGCGAGAGAGAAGGAGATCCCCACAGACTTCCGCGTGGGTGAGAGTCTGGTGAAGGAGTTCCGTGCGTTTTTGGAGACGCAGGACCTTGAGTACGAAACGGCCGCCGAGATGGAACTGACGCGCCTGCGTGACCTTCTGGAAAAAGAGGAATACGACGCCGAAACGCTCTCCGCGCTGGAAGGGCTGGGCGCCCGGTTTGAACTGGAGAAGGGTCGCGACTTCGATCGAAACGCCGAGTATGTGGCCTTTGCTCTTGAGCGGGAGATTCTCTCCAAGGTGCACGGAACAGCGGGCATGTACAGCGCGATCCTCCGTAACGACACGCAGGCGCAGGCGGCGGTGGATCTGATTCTCGACACAGAGGCTTTTGCGCGTGCGCTCGCCGGAGTGGAAACACAGCAGAGAGAGATCGCCACGGACGAGGGCTGA